A single genomic interval of Mustela nigripes isolate SB6536 chromosome 7, MUSNIG.SB6536, whole genome shotgun sequence harbors:
- the EIF2B4 gene encoding translation initiation factor eIF-2B subunit delta isoform X4, which yields MAAVAVAVREDSGSGMKAELSTRPGAAGREMTQEEKLQLRKEKKQQKKKRKEEKGAEPETGSAVPAAQCQGPTKELPGPGSQLATAGEKVPTGRSKAELRAERRAKQEAERALKQARKGEQGGPPPRACPSTAGETPSGVKRLPEHTQVDDLTLLRRLAKKPEQQQVPTRNDYGSKVSLFSHLPQYSRQNSLTQYMSIPSSVIHPAMVRLGLQYSQGLVSGSNARCIALLRALQQVIQDYTTPPNEELSRDLVNKLKPYFSFLAQCRPLSASMYNAIKFLNKEITGVSSSKREEEAKSELRAAIDRYVQEKIVLAAKAISSFACKKISNGDVILVYGCSSLVSRILQEAWAEDQRFRVVVVDSRPRLEGRHTLRFLVRAGVPASYLLISAASYVLPEVSKVLLGAHALLANGSVMSRVGTAQLALVARAHNVPVLVCCETYKFCERVQTDAFVSNELGDPDDLLCERGKHVALANWQNHLSLRLLNLVYDVTPPELVDLVITELGMIPCSSVPVVLRVKSSDQ from the exons ATGGCTGCCGTGGCTGTGGCTGTTCGTGAGG ACTCGGGGTCTGGGATGAAGGCGGAGCTTTCTACTCGGCCTGGG GCAGCGGGGAGGGAGATGACCCAAGAAGAGAAGCTGCAGCTtcggaaggaaaagaaacagcagaAGAAGAAAcggaaggaggaaaagggagcGGAACCAGAAACTGGCTCTGCTGTACCTGCAGCCCAGTGTCAAG GCCCAACCAAAGAACTGCCAGGACCAGGCAGTCAGCTGGCTACTGCTGGGGAGAAAGTTCCAACTGGTCGAAGTAAAGCTGAACTTCGTGCTGAACGGCGAGCTAAGCAGGAGGCTGAGCGGGCCCTGAAACAGGCAAGGAAAGGGGAACAAGGAGGGCCACCTCCTCGGGCCTGCCCCAGCACAGCTGGAGAAACCCCCTCAG GAGTGAAGCGTCTGCCTGAACACACTCAGGTTGATGACCTCACACTTCTGAGAAGGCTTGCTAAAAAACCAGAGCAACAACAG GTTCCTACACGAAACGATTATGGATCCAAAGTCAGTCTTTTTTCCCATCTACCCCAGTACAGCAGACAAAACTCTCTGACTCAGTATATGAG CATCCCATCCTCTGTGATCCACCCAGCCATGGTGCGACTCGGCCTGCAGTACTCCCAGGGTCTGGTCAGTGGCTCCAATGCCCGGTGTATTGCCCTGCTTCGTGCCTTGCAGCAG GTGATTCAGGATTACACAACACCTCCCAATGAAGAACTCTCAAGGGACCTAGTGAATAAACTAAAGCCCTATTTCAG CTTCCTGGCTCAGTGCCGTCCTCTGTCAGCAAGCATGTACAACGCCATCAAGTTCCTTAACAAGGAGATCACGGGTGTGAGCAGCTCCAAGCGGGAAGAAGAG GCCAAGTCAGAACTTCGAGCAGCCATTGATCGGTATGTGCAAGAGAAGATTGTGCTCGCAGCTAAGGCAATTTCCTCTTTTGCTTGTAAGAAGATCAGTAATGGAGATGTGATCCTCGTATATGGATG CTCCTCTCTGGTATCCCGAATCCTTCAGGAGGCTTGGGCTGAGGACCAGCGGTTTCGGGTGGTAGTGGTGGACAGCCGGCCCCGGCTGGAGGGAAGGCACACGCTACGTTTTCTCGTCCGTGCTGGGGTCCCTGCCTCCTACCTGCTGATTTCTGCAGCCTCCTATGTGCTCCCAGAG GTTTCTAAGGTGCTGTTGGGAGCTCATGCACTCCTGGCCAACGGGTCCGTGATGTCACGGGTAGGGACAGCGCAGCTGGCCCTGGTGGCACGAGCGCATAATGTGCCAGTGCTGGTCTGCTGTGAAACATACAAGTTTTGTGAGCGTGTGCAGACTGATGCCTTTGTCTCTAATGAGCTAG GTGACCCTGATGATCTGCTGTGCGAGCGAGGAAAACATGTGGCCCTGGCTAACTGGCAGAACCACCTGTCCCTACGGTTGTTGAATCTAGTCTATGATGTGACACCCCCAGAACTGGTAGATCTGGTGATCACAGAGCTAGGAATGATTCCTTGCAGTTCTGTACCTGTTGTTCTACGAGTCAAGAGTAGTGACCAGTGA
- the EIF2B4 gene encoding translation initiation factor eIF-2B subunit delta isoform X3, which yields MAAVAVAVREDSGSGMKAELSTRPGAAGREMTQEEKLQLRKEKKQQKKKRKEEKGAEPETGSAVPAAQCQVGPTKELPGPGSQLATAGEKVPTGRSKAELRAERRAKQEAERALKQARKGEQGGPPPRACPSTAGETPSGVKRLPEHTQVDDLTLLRRLAKKPEQQQVPTRNDYGSKVSLFSHLPQYSRQNSLTQYMSIPSSVIHPAMVRLGLQYSQGLVSGSNARCIALLRALQQVIQDYTTPPNEELSRDLVNKLKPYFSFLAQCRPLSASMYNAIKFLNKEITGVSSSKREEEAKSELRAAIDRYVQEKIVLAAKAISSFACKKISNGDVILVYGCSSLVSRILQEAWAEDQRFRVVVVDSRPRLEGRHTLRFLVRAGVPASYLLISAASYVLPEVSKVLLGAHALLANGSVMSRVGTAQLALVARAHNVPVLVCCETYKFCERVQTDAFVSNELGDPDDLLCERGKHVALANWQNHLSLRLLNLVYDVTPPELVDLVITELGMIPCSSVPVVLRVKSSDQ from the exons ATGGCTGCCGTGGCTGTGGCTGTTCGTGAGG ACTCGGGGTCTGGGATGAAGGCGGAGCTTTCTACTCGGCCTGGG GCAGCGGGGAGGGAGATGACCCAAGAAGAGAAGCTGCAGCTtcggaaggaaaagaaacagcagaAGAAGAAAcggaaggaggaaaagggagcGGAACCAGAAACTGGCTCTGCTGTACCTGCAGCCCAGTGTCAAG taGGCCCAACCAAAGAACTGCCAGGACCAGGCAGTCAGCTGGCTACTGCTGGGGAGAAAGTTCCAACTGGTCGAAGTAAAGCTGAACTTCGTGCTGAACGGCGAGCTAAGCAGGAGGCTGAGCGGGCCCTGAAACAGGCAAGGAAAGGGGAACAAGGAGGGCCACCTCCTCGGGCCTGCCCCAGCACAGCTGGAGAAACCCCCTCAG GAGTGAAGCGTCTGCCTGAACACACTCAGGTTGATGACCTCACACTTCTGAGAAGGCTTGCTAAAAAACCAGAGCAACAACAG GTTCCTACACGAAACGATTATGGATCCAAAGTCAGTCTTTTTTCCCATCTACCCCAGTACAGCAGACAAAACTCTCTGACTCAGTATATGAG CATCCCATCCTCTGTGATCCACCCAGCCATGGTGCGACTCGGCCTGCAGTACTCCCAGGGTCTGGTCAGTGGCTCCAATGCCCGGTGTATTGCCCTGCTTCGTGCCTTGCAGCAG GTGATTCAGGATTACACAACACCTCCCAATGAAGAACTCTCAAGGGACCTAGTGAATAAACTAAAGCCCTATTTCAG CTTCCTGGCTCAGTGCCGTCCTCTGTCAGCAAGCATGTACAACGCCATCAAGTTCCTTAACAAGGAGATCACGGGTGTGAGCAGCTCCAAGCGGGAAGAAGAG GCCAAGTCAGAACTTCGAGCAGCCATTGATCGGTATGTGCAAGAGAAGATTGTGCTCGCAGCTAAGGCAATTTCCTCTTTTGCTTGTAAGAAGATCAGTAATGGAGATGTGATCCTCGTATATGGATG CTCCTCTCTGGTATCCCGAATCCTTCAGGAGGCTTGGGCTGAGGACCAGCGGTTTCGGGTGGTAGTGGTGGACAGCCGGCCCCGGCTGGAGGGAAGGCACACGCTACGTTTTCTCGTCCGTGCTGGGGTCCCTGCCTCCTACCTGCTGATTTCTGCAGCCTCCTATGTGCTCCCAGAG GTTTCTAAGGTGCTGTTGGGAGCTCATGCACTCCTGGCCAACGGGTCCGTGATGTCACGGGTAGGGACAGCGCAGCTGGCCCTGGTGGCACGAGCGCATAATGTGCCAGTGCTGGTCTGCTGTGAAACATACAAGTTTTGTGAGCGTGTGCAGACTGATGCCTTTGTCTCTAATGAGCTAG GTGACCCTGATGATCTGCTGTGCGAGCGAGGAAAACATGTGGCCCTGGCTAACTGGCAGAACCACCTGTCCCTACGGTTGTTGAATCTAGTCTATGATGTGACACCCCCAGAACTGGTAGATCTGGTGATCACAGAGCTAGGAATGATTCCTTGCAGTTCTGTACCTGTTGTTCTACGAGTCAAGAGTAGTGACCAGTGA
- the EIF2B4 gene encoding translation initiation factor eIF-2B subunit delta isoform X1 yields MPTQQPAAPGTSRSKPSRSLSGSLCDLFSDADSGSGMKAELSTRPGAAGREMTQEEKLQLRKEKKQQKKKRKEEKGAEPETGSAVPAAQCQVGPTKELPGPGSQLATAGEKVPTGRSKAELRAERRAKQEAERALKQARKGEQGGPPPRACPSTAGETPSGVKRLPEHTQVDDLTLLRRLAKKPEQQQVPTRNDYGSKVSLFSHLPQYSRQNSLTQYMSIPSSVIHPAMVRLGLQYSQGLVSGSNARCIALLRALQQVIQDYTTPPNEELSRDLVNKLKPYFSFLAQCRPLSASMYNAIKFLNKEITGVSSSKREEEAKSELRAAIDRYVQEKIVLAAKAISSFACKKISNGDVILVYGCSSLVSRILQEAWAEDQRFRVVVVDSRPRLEGRHTLRFLVRAGVPASYLLISAASYVLPEVSKVLLGAHALLANGSVMSRVGTAQLALVARAHNVPVLVCCETYKFCERVQTDAFVSNELGDPDDLLCERGKHVALANWQNHLSLRLLNLVYDVTPPELVDLVITELGMIPCSSVPVVLRVKSSDQ; encoded by the exons ATGCCGACCCAGCAGCCAGCCGCGCCGGGTACGAGCCGCTCCAAACCCTCCCGGAGCCTCTCTGGCTCACTTTGTGACCTGTTTTCTGATGCAGACTCGGGGTCTGGGATGAAGGCGGAGCTTTCTACTCGGCCTGGG GCAGCGGGGAGGGAGATGACCCAAGAAGAGAAGCTGCAGCTtcggaaggaaaagaaacagcagaAGAAGAAAcggaaggaggaaaagggagcGGAACCAGAAACTGGCTCTGCTGTACCTGCAGCCCAGTGTCAAG taGGCCCAACCAAAGAACTGCCAGGACCAGGCAGTCAGCTGGCTACTGCTGGGGAGAAAGTTCCAACTGGTCGAAGTAAAGCTGAACTTCGTGCTGAACGGCGAGCTAAGCAGGAGGCTGAGCGGGCCCTGAAACAGGCAAGGAAAGGGGAACAAGGAGGGCCACCTCCTCGGGCCTGCCCCAGCACAGCTGGAGAAACCCCCTCAG GAGTGAAGCGTCTGCCTGAACACACTCAGGTTGATGACCTCACACTTCTGAGAAGGCTTGCTAAAAAACCAGAGCAACAACAG GTTCCTACACGAAACGATTATGGATCCAAAGTCAGTCTTTTTTCCCATCTACCCCAGTACAGCAGACAAAACTCTCTGACTCAGTATATGAG CATCCCATCCTCTGTGATCCACCCAGCCATGGTGCGACTCGGCCTGCAGTACTCCCAGGGTCTGGTCAGTGGCTCCAATGCCCGGTGTATTGCCCTGCTTCGTGCCTTGCAGCAG GTGATTCAGGATTACACAACACCTCCCAATGAAGAACTCTCAAGGGACCTAGTGAATAAACTAAAGCCCTATTTCAG CTTCCTGGCTCAGTGCCGTCCTCTGTCAGCAAGCATGTACAACGCCATCAAGTTCCTTAACAAGGAGATCACGGGTGTGAGCAGCTCCAAGCGGGAAGAAGAG GCCAAGTCAGAACTTCGAGCAGCCATTGATCGGTATGTGCAAGAGAAGATTGTGCTCGCAGCTAAGGCAATTTCCTCTTTTGCTTGTAAGAAGATCAGTAATGGAGATGTGATCCTCGTATATGGATG CTCCTCTCTGGTATCCCGAATCCTTCAGGAGGCTTGGGCTGAGGACCAGCGGTTTCGGGTGGTAGTGGTGGACAGCCGGCCCCGGCTGGAGGGAAGGCACACGCTACGTTTTCTCGTCCGTGCTGGGGTCCCTGCCTCCTACCTGCTGATTTCTGCAGCCTCCTATGTGCTCCCAGAG GTTTCTAAGGTGCTGTTGGGAGCTCATGCACTCCTGGCCAACGGGTCCGTGATGTCACGGGTAGGGACAGCGCAGCTGGCCCTGGTGGCACGAGCGCATAATGTGCCAGTGCTGGTCTGCTGTGAAACATACAAGTTTTGTGAGCGTGTGCAGACTGATGCCTTTGTCTCTAATGAGCTAG GTGACCCTGATGATCTGCTGTGCGAGCGAGGAAAACATGTGGCCCTGGCTAACTGGCAGAACCACCTGTCCCTACGGTTGTTGAATCTAGTCTATGATGTGACACCCCCAGAACTGGTAGATCTGGTGATCACAGAGCTAGGAATGATTCCTTGCAGTTCTGTACCTGTTGTTCTACGAGTCAAGAGTAGTGACCAGTGA
- the EIF2B4 gene encoding translation initiation factor eIF-2B subunit delta isoform X2 produces MPTQQPAAPGTSRSKPSRSLSGSLCDLFSDADSGSGMKAELSTRPGAAGREMTQEEKLQLRKEKKQQKKKRKEEKGAEPETGSAVPAAQCQGPTKELPGPGSQLATAGEKVPTGRSKAELRAERRAKQEAERALKQARKGEQGGPPPRACPSTAGETPSGVKRLPEHTQVDDLTLLRRLAKKPEQQQVPTRNDYGSKVSLFSHLPQYSRQNSLTQYMSIPSSVIHPAMVRLGLQYSQGLVSGSNARCIALLRALQQVIQDYTTPPNEELSRDLVNKLKPYFSFLAQCRPLSASMYNAIKFLNKEITGVSSSKREEEAKSELRAAIDRYVQEKIVLAAKAISSFACKKISNGDVILVYGCSSLVSRILQEAWAEDQRFRVVVVDSRPRLEGRHTLRFLVRAGVPASYLLISAASYVLPEVSKVLLGAHALLANGSVMSRVGTAQLALVARAHNVPVLVCCETYKFCERVQTDAFVSNELGDPDDLLCERGKHVALANWQNHLSLRLLNLVYDVTPPELVDLVITELGMIPCSSVPVVLRVKSSDQ; encoded by the exons ATGCCGACCCAGCAGCCAGCCGCGCCGGGTACGAGCCGCTCCAAACCCTCCCGGAGCCTCTCTGGCTCACTTTGTGACCTGTTTTCTGATGCAGACTCGGGGTCTGGGATGAAGGCGGAGCTTTCTACTCGGCCTGGG GCAGCGGGGAGGGAGATGACCCAAGAAGAGAAGCTGCAGCTtcggaaggaaaagaaacagcagaAGAAGAAAcggaaggaggaaaagggagcGGAACCAGAAACTGGCTCTGCTGTACCTGCAGCCCAGTGTCAAG GCCCAACCAAAGAACTGCCAGGACCAGGCAGTCAGCTGGCTACTGCTGGGGAGAAAGTTCCAACTGGTCGAAGTAAAGCTGAACTTCGTGCTGAACGGCGAGCTAAGCAGGAGGCTGAGCGGGCCCTGAAACAGGCAAGGAAAGGGGAACAAGGAGGGCCACCTCCTCGGGCCTGCCCCAGCACAGCTGGAGAAACCCCCTCAG GAGTGAAGCGTCTGCCTGAACACACTCAGGTTGATGACCTCACACTTCTGAGAAGGCTTGCTAAAAAACCAGAGCAACAACAG GTTCCTACACGAAACGATTATGGATCCAAAGTCAGTCTTTTTTCCCATCTACCCCAGTACAGCAGACAAAACTCTCTGACTCAGTATATGAG CATCCCATCCTCTGTGATCCACCCAGCCATGGTGCGACTCGGCCTGCAGTACTCCCAGGGTCTGGTCAGTGGCTCCAATGCCCGGTGTATTGCCCTGCTTCGTGCCTTGCAGCAG GTGATTCAGGATTACACAACACCTCCCAATGAAGAACTCTCAAGGGACCTAGTGAATAAACTAAAGCCCTATTTCAG CTTCCTGGCTCAGTGCCGTCCTCTGTCAGCAAGCATGTACAACGCCATCAAGTTCCTTAACAAGGAGATCACGGGTGTGAGCAGCTCCAAGCGGGAAGAAGAG GCCAAGTCAGAACTTCGAGCAGCCATTGATCGGTATGTGCAAGAGAAGATTGTGCTCGCAGCTAAGGCAATTTCCTCTTTTGCTTGTAAGAAGATCAGTAATGGAGATGTGATCCTCGTATATGGATG CTCCTCTCTGGTATCCCGAATCCTTCAGGAGGCTTGGGCTGAGGACCAGCGGTTTCGGGTGGTAGTGGTGGACAGCCGGCCCCGGCTGGAGGGAAGGCACACGCTACGTTTTCTCGTCCGTGCTGGGGTCCCTGCCTCCTACCTGCTGATTTCTGCAGCCTCCTATGTGCTCCCAGAG GTTTCTAAGGTGCTGTTGGGAGCTCATGCACTCCTGGCCAACGGGTCCGTGATGTCACGGGTAGGGACAGCGCAGCTGGCCCTGGTGGCACGAGCGCATAATGTGCCAGTGCTGGTCTGCTGTGAAACATACAAGTTTTGTGAGCGTGTGCAGACTGATGCCTTTGTCTCTAATGAGCTAG GTGACCCTGATGATCTGCTGTGCGAGCGAGGAAAACATGTGGCCCTGGCTAACTGGCAGAACCACCTGTCCCTACGGTTGTTGAATCTAGTCTATGATGTGACACCCCCAGAACTGGTAGATCTGGTGATCACAGAGCTAGGAATGATTCCTTGCAGTTCTGTACCTGTTGTTCTACGAGTCAAGAGTAGTGACCAGTGA
- the SNX17 gene encoding sorting nexin-17 has protein sequence MHFSIPETESRSGDSGGSAYVAYNIHVNGVLHCRVRYSQLLGLHEQLRKEYGANVLPAFPPKKLFSLTPAEVEQRREQLEKYMQAVRQDPLLGSSETFNSFLRRAQQETQQVPTEEVSLEVLLSNGQKVLVNVLTSDQTEDVLEAVAAKLDLPDDLIGYFSLFLVREKEDGTFSFVRKLQEFELPYVSVTSLRSQEYKIVLRKSYWDSAYDDDVMENRVGLNLLYAQTVSDIERGWILVTKEQHRQLKSLQEKVSKKEFLRLAQTLRHYGYLRFDACVADFPEKDCPVVVSAGNSELSLQLRLPGQQLREGSFRVTRMRCWRVTSSVPLPSGGTSSPGRGRGEVRLELAFEYLMSKDRLQWVTITSPQAIMMSICLQSMVDELMVKKSGGSIRKMLRRRVGGTLRRSDSQQAVKSPPLLESPDASRESMVKLSSKLSAVSLRGIGSPSTDASASDVHGNFAFEGIGDEDL, from the exons ATGCACTTTTCCATTCCTGAAACCGAGTCCCGCAGCGGGGACAGCGGCGGCTCCGCCTACGTG GCCTATAACATTCACgtgaatggagtcctgcattgccGGGTGCGCTACAGCCAGCTCCTGGGGCTGCACGAGCAG CTTCGGAAGGAGTATGGGGCCAATGTTCTTCCTGCATTTCCCCCAAAGAAGCTTTTCTCTCTGACACCTGCTGAGgtagaacagaggagagagcagtTGGAGAAGTACATGCAAGCTG TTCGACAAGACCCGCTGCTTGGGAGCAGTGAGACCTTCAACAGCTTCCTGCGTCGGGCACAACAG GAGACACAGCAGGTCCCCACCGAGGAGGTTTCCTTGGAAGTGCTACTCAGCAATGGGCAGAAAGTTCTGGTCAATGTGCTAACTTCGGATCAGACAGAAGATGTCCTAGAG GCTGTGGCTGCAAAGCTGGATCTTCCGGATGACTTGATCGGATACTTTAGTCTCTTTCTAGTTCGAGAGAAAGAGGACGGAACCTTTTCTT TCGTCCGGAAGTTGCAAGAGTTTGAGCTGCCTTATGTGTCTGTTACCAGTCTTCGGAGTCAAGAGTATAAGATTGTGCTAAGGAAGAG TTATTGGGACTCTGCCTATGACGACGATGTCATGGAGAACCGGGTTGGCCTGAACCTGCTTTATGCTCAG ACGGTATCAGACATCGAGCGTGGGTGGATTCTGGTCACCAAGGAGCAGCACCGGCAGCTCAAATCTCTGCAAGAGAAGGTCTCCAAGAAGGAg TTCCTGCGGCTGGCGCAGACACTGCGGCACTATGGCTACTTGCGCTTTGATGCCTGTGTGGCTGACTTCCCAGAGAAGGACTGTCCCGTGGTGGTGAGCGCAGGCAACAGTGAACTCAGCCTCCAGCTCCGCCTGCCTGGCCAGCAACTCCGCGAAGGTTCCTTCCGGGTCACCCGCATGCGGTGCTGGCGCGTCACCTCCTCT GTGCCACTGCCCAGTGGAGGCACAAGCAGCCCaggccggggccggggtgaggTGCGCCTGGAACTGGCTTTTGAATACCTCATGAGCAAGGACCGGCTACAGTGGGTCACCATCACCAGCCCCCAG GCCATCATGATGAGTATCTGCTTACAGTCCATGGTAGATGAATTGATGGTGAAGAAATCTGGTGGCAGCATCAGGAAG ATGCTGCGCAGACGAGTGGGGGGCACCCTGAGACGCTCAGACAGCCAGCAAGCAGTGAagtccccacccctgctt GAGTCACCTGATGCCAGCCGGGAGTCCATGGTCAAACTCTCA AGCAAGCTGAGTGCCGTGAGCTTGCGAGGGATTGGCAGTCCCAGCACAGATGCCAGTGCCAGTGATGTCCACGGCAATTTTGCCTTCGAGGGCATTGGAGATGAGGATCTGTGA